In a genomic window of Gossypium arboreum isolate Shixiya-1 chromosome 7, ASM2569848v2, whole genome shotgun sequence:
- the LOC108475857 gene encoding uncharacterized protein LOC108475857: MATTYHTQTNGQVEVSNRKIKNIPEKVMNPSRKYWSSRLDDALWAVQTAYKTRVEMSSYQLVFRKACHLSVKLEHKAMWEIKRVNMNYEAAGKKRLLDITKLEESRQNAYKNAAIYKEKTKRWHDRIILQRQFIAEHYHCTRFGATTDNLVRDGAKLAKVAKEAIDDAEAKPEPEELSEAHAKPK; encoded by the exons ATGGCTACTACTTATCATacacaaactaatggacaagtcgAAGTATCGAAtcgaaaaattaaaaacattcctGAGAAGGTTATGAACCCTTCGAGGAAATATTGGTCTTCTAGACTAGATGACGCTTTATGGGCAGTGCAAACAGCATATAAAACTCGAGTAGAGATGTCATCGTATCAATTGGTTTTTAGGAAAGCATGTCACTTGTCAGTTAAACTGGAGCACAAAGCAATGTGGGAAATTAAGCGAGTGAACATGAACTATGAAGCTGCTGGAAAGAAAAGGCTATTGGACATCACAAAGCTAGAGGAGAGTAGGCAAAATGCCTATAAAAACGCTGCAATTTACAAGGAAAAGACCAAACGATGGCATGACAGAATTATTTTGCAGCGACAATTTATCGCGG AACATTATCACTGCACCCGATTTGGTGCGACTACTGATAATTTGGTGCGAGATGGAGCTAAACTGGCGAAAGTTGCAAAGGAAGCAATAGATGACGCTGAGGCAAAGCCGGAACCTGAGGAGCTATCTGAGGCCCATGCGAAGCccaaataa